A genomic window from Martelella lutilitoris includes:
- a CDS encoding ABC transporter permease, giving the protein MNKRALLLLMPALILSGIVFLLPFLWLFVTSFRVQGEGSLLMAEGFSAANYARLVSDTYFAEVFFRTIWMSAAATAISLVIALPMARQIAVSAGRAKGLLLALILVPLVSGALLPTLGMLHLLGPLGVINSILKDIGLITRSVKFLGTVPGVIIGLVQAFLPLMLLPLVNALSRLPKDVEAAAETLGAPTFIVWRRVILPLIAPGIIAGSVLVFCASLTSFVTPQILGQGKIATFGTMAYQQASLVLDWPFASAIAVVMLLILALGLAIGSFAAKLLARRRA; this is encoded by the coding sequence ATGAACAAACGCGCGCTCTTGCTGCTGATGCCGGCACTCATCCTGTCGGGCATCGTCTTTCTGCTTCCCTTCCTGTGGCTGTTCGTCACCAGTTTCCGGGTGCAGGGGGAAGGCTCGCTGTTGATGGCGGAAGGTTTTTCGGCGGCCAATTACGCCAGGCTGGTGTCCGATACATACTTCGCCGAGGTGTTCTTCCGCACCATCTGGATGAGCGCAGCGGCAACCGCGATTTCCCTTGTCATCGCGCTGCCGATGGCGCGCCAGATCGCCGTCAGCGCCGGCCGTGCCAAAGGCCTGTTGCTCGCGCTCATTCTGGTGCCGCTCGTCTCCGGCGCGCTCTTGCCAACCCTCGGCATGCTGCATCTTCTGGGCCCGCTCGGCGTGATCAACTCCATCCTCAAGGACATCGGCCTGATTACCCGCAGCGTCAAGTTCCTCGGCACGGTGCCGGGCGTCATCATCGGCCTGGTCCAGGCCTTCCTGCCGCTGATGCTGCTGCCACTGGTCAACGCGCTTTCGCGCCTGCCGAAGGATGTCGAAGCGGCTGCCGAAACGCTGGGCGCGCCGACATTCATCGTCTGGCGGCGCGTCATCCTGCCGCTGATTGCGCCGGGCATCATTGCCGGTTCGGTGCTGGTGTTCTGCGCCTCGCTCACCTCCTTTGTCACGCCGCAGATCCTCGGCCAGGGCAAGATCGCCACCTTCGGCACCATGGCCTATCAGCAGGCCTCGCTTGTGCTGGACTGGCCGTTTGCCTCGGCAATCGCAGTGGTCATGCTGTTAATCCTCGCGCTCGGACTTGCCATCGGCTCGTTTGCCGCGAAACTGCTCGCACGGAGGCGCGCATGA
- a CDS encoding LysR family transcriptional regulator, which produces MATPAGDHGLDLRLMRILDVLLDECSVSKTATILGQSQPSVSLALKRLREILGDPLLVRSGVKLIPTEKGIAIRAQVSNILREIDALAVSEDTFDPASYNRRFRVYAANCLGTFFMPRIGELVRREAPNMPLDFCTIPEESRIFTELEEGKLDLVIGNWPLPRDYLRFAPLLETDIVLVMRNEHPLAGRSRIDLQEYLNLDHLSPTPHTSPAISPIDGQLAQLDAKREIAMSVAEFTLVPHMLARTDLVFTSSRPFAEQMAESGDFSIVRAPEELARMSFYTLWHERSHLSPGNQWFRKLLRRVAKEISEFTPHPSSETSPEAISGN; this is translated from the coding sequence TTGGCCACACCAGCCGGAGACCACGGACTTGACCTGCGCCTGATGCGCATTCTCGACGTGCTGCTCGACGAGTGCAGCGTTTCGAAGACCGCTACGATCCTTGGACAGAGCCAGCCTTCCGTTTCGCTTGCTCTCAAGCGGTTGCGTGAAATTCTCGGCGATCCGCTGCTGGTGCGCTCGGGCGTGAAGCTGATCCCGACGGAAAAGGGCATCGCGATCCGCGCCCAGGTGTCCAACATCCTGCGCGAGATCGATGCGCTCGCCGTCTCCGAGGATACGTTCGATCCGGCGAGCTACAATCGCCGCTTCCGCGTTTACGCCGCCAATTGCCTCGGCACTTTCTTCATGCCGCGCATCGGCGAACTGGTGCGCCGCGAGGCGCCCAACATGCCGCTCGATTTTTGCACAATCCCTGAGGAATCCCGGATATTTACCGAGCTTGAGGAGGGCAAGCTCGATCTGGTGATCGGCAACTGGCCGCTGCCGCGCGATTACCTGCGTTTTGCGCCCTTGCTTGAGACCGATATCGTTCTCGTGATGCGCAACGAACATCCGCTCGCCGGTCGTTCGCGCATCGATCTTCAGGAATATCTGAACCTCGACCATCTTTCGCCGACGCCGCATACGAGTCCGGCCATCAGTCCCATCGACGGACAGCTTGCCCAGCTTGATGCCAAGCGCGAGATTGCCATGTCGGTCGCCGAATTCACGCTGGTGCCGCACATGCTGGCGCGCACCGATCTGGTGTTCACCAGCAGCCGCCCCTTTGCCGAGCAGATGGCGGAGTCGGGCGACTTCTCGATTGTCCGCGCGCCGGAGGAACTGGCCCGGATGAGCTTTTACACGCTGTGGCATGAACGGTCGCATCTCTCCCCCGGCAATCAGTGGTTCAGGAAATTGTTGCGCCGGGTTGCCAAAGAGATAAGCGAATTCACACCCCATCCATCAAGTGAAACTTCGCCCGAAGCCATTAGTGGGAACTAA
- a CDS encoding extracellular solute-binding protein, which yields MLKKLTTALLAGAIGLPAAGAFAADDYSGHTLVVGVWGGDIERLLRENVAEPIEEETGASVEFVLGGTGDRMARIYAEKDNPTMDVAFLNMYEAPQALSDGIVLPPDPETDMYKAIWDGMNNGCYAMSLVGLGIAYNKNIVSEAPEWEDMWDPEYNGMIAVAQYPGSEGDGLIGVAARLAGADEHDPDAAFEKLQGLKPIAMTYTNLDEIFAMMDAGEVAMAPMISGYVLSALKEHPDIGFSFPSDPGPVLVRDMLCLVKDSPEPELAKMFAEKALGVANQTDYAEQIFFGPTNSMVELSEEASADVIDTPEEVESLVQLDWPYVIEQRSDWTQRWNKELLEQ from the coding sequence ATGCTGAAGAAACTGACCACAGCCCTTCTTGCCGGCGCTATCGGCCTGCCCGCCGCCGGCGCCTTTGCCGCTGACGATTATTCCGGCCACACGCTCGTTGTCGGCGTCTGGGGCGGCGATATCGAACGCCTGCTGCGCGAAAACGTTGCCGAGCCGATCGAAGAGGAAACCGGCGCGTCCGTCGAATTCGTCCTTGGCGGCACGGGCGACCGCATGGCCCGCATCTATGCGGAAAAGGACAATCCGACCATGGATGTCGCCTTCCTCAACATGTACGAGGCTCCGCAGGCGCTTTCCGATGGCATCGTGCTGCCGCCGGATCCGGAAACCGACATGTACAAGGCCATCTGGGACGGCATGAACAATGGCTGCTACGCCATGTCGCTGGTCGGCCTCGGCATTGCCTACAACAAGAATATCGTTTCCGAAGCGCCGGAATGGGAAGACATGTGGGACCCGGAATATAACGGCATGATTGCCGTTGCCCAGTATCCGGGCTCGGAAGGCGATGGCCTGATCGGCGTTGCCGCGCGTCTCGCGGGTGCCGACGAGCATGATCCCGATGCCGCTTTCGAGAAGCTCCAGGGACTGAAGCCGATCGCCATGACCTACACCAATCTCGACGAGATCTTCGCCATGATGGATGCCGGCGAAGTGGCCATGGCCCCGATGATTTCCGGTTACGTTCTGTCGGCGCTGAAGGAGCACCCCGATATCGGCTTCTCCTTCCCGAGCGATCCCGGCCCGGTTCTGGTGCGCGACATGCTGTGCCTGGTCAAGGACAGCCCCGAGCCGGAGCTTGCAAAGATGTTCGCCGAAAAGGCCCTCGGCGTTGCAAACCAGACCGACTACGCCGAGCAGATCTTCTTCGGTCCGACCAACTCCATGGTCGAACTCTCCGAGGAAGCCTCCGCCGACGTGATCGACACACCGGAAGAGGTCGAAAGCCTGGTACAGCTTGACTGGCCCTATGTGATCGAGCAGCGCAGCGACTGGACCCAGCGCTGGAACAAGGAACTGCTCGAGCAGTAA
- a CDS encoding ABC transporter permease → MKTYGFAVSARFVWTILAFAFLLAPIAVLVFASFDDASFFRFPPKAYSLRWYDAALESREYKSALSVSLLVALLAGFIAVLFGAMAAFALVRYRPAGGRIVEAILMTPLVLPLIVWAIALLQIYSRLGMSGTLPALVLAHAVITMPFSVRIMVSTFADLDPLLEQAAATLGASPGRVVRRITLPLAMPGLVSSAAFSVLISFNDVIVSSLIAGARWITFPVRLYAQLRSQGIDPITLAIGSAIVAFILVAALIGEFMFKWSRRL, encoded by the coding sequence ATGAAGACCTATGGGTTCGCCGTTTCCGCCCGCTTTGTCTGGACCATTCTCGCCTTCGCCTTTCTCCTGGCGCCGATCGCGGTTCTGGTCTTCGCCTCCTTCGACGATGCAAGCTTCTTCCGCTTTCCGCCAAAGGCCTATTCCTTGCGCTGGTATGACGCAGCCCTTGAAAGCCGGGAATACAAAAGCGCGCTGTCAGTCTCGCTTCTGGTTGCGCTGCTTGCGGGCTTCATCGCCGTTCTCTTCGGCGCCATGGCGGCCTTTGCTCTGGTGCGCTACCGGCCCGCCGGCGGGCGGATCGTCGAGGCGATCCTGATGACGCCGCTGGTGCTGCCGCTGATCGTCTGGGCGATCGCACTTCTGCAGATCTATTCGCGGCTTGGCATGTCCGGCACGCTGCCGGCGCTGGTGCTCGCCCATGCGGTGATCACCATGCCGTTCTCCGTGCGCATCATGGTCTCGACTTTTGCCGATCTCGATCCGCTGCTGGAACAGGCCGCCGCCACGCTCGGCGCTTCCCCCGGCCGTGTTGTCCGGCGCATCACGCTGCCGCTTGCCATGCCGGGGCTTGTCTCATCGGCCGCCTTCTCCGTGCTGATCTCCTTCAACGACGTGATCGTCTCATCGCTGATTGCCGGCGCGCGCTGGATCACCTTTCCGGTGCGGCTCTACGCCCAGCTCCGCAGCCAGGGCATCGATCCGATCACGCTTGCCATCGGTTCGGCGATCGTCGCCTTCATCCTTGTCGCCGCGCTGATCGGTGAATTCATGTTCAAATGGTCACGCCGTCTTTGA
- a CDS encoding nucleoside phosphorylase: MSEEYRYLKTMPHFVRDGVPLLTGFKRDRIAPYVVLAVKDPLVVGDGAEEDSLAAALDNAEVSAKTGLFTTVTGTYDGAPVSIVSGGSGSPEAELALMDLFNFTDCTTVIRIGGCGAWSPKVGVGDIVISSGAVRDEGMTKAHVRAEYPAVADWQVVGAMKAVADEVGHPYHIGITRSGDSEYCGWGKPGPGGYLQEDHKQIIDYWSRAGVLNTDREAAAILTLCSLYGRRGGAVCSVGDNVVTGELHKSGSGQTAAITVGLSALARLFREDANG; the protein is encoded by the coding sequence ATGTCCGAAGAATACCGCTATCTCAAAACCATGCCGCATTTCGTGCGCGACGGCGTGCCGCTGCTGACCGGCTTCAAACGCGACCGCATCGCTCCTTACGTAGTGCTTGCCGTCAAGGATCCGCTGGTCGTCGGCGACGGCGCGGAGGAGGATTCCCTTGCCGCAGCCCTCGACAATGCCGAGGTCTCCGCAAAGACCGGCCTCTTCACCACGGTGACGGGCACTTATGACGGCGCGCCGGTCTCCATCGTCTCCGGCGGCTCCGGTTCGCCCGAGGCGGAACTGGCGCTGATGGACCTGTTCAATTTCACCGATTGCACCACCGTCATCCGCATTGGCGGCTGCGGCGCGTGGAGCCCGAAGGTTGGCGTCGGCGATATCGTCATCTCCTCCGGCGCGGTGCGCGACGAGGGCATGACGAAAGCCCATGTGCGTGCCGAATATCCGGCCGTTGCCGACTGGCAGGTGGTCGGCGCGATGAAGGCTGTGGCCGATGAGGTCGGCCATCCCTATCACATCGGGATCACCCGTTCGGGCGACAGCGAATATTGCGGCTGGGGCAAGCCGGGGCCGGGCGGCTATCTGCAGGAAGACCACAAGCAGATCATCGATTACTGGAGCCGCGCCGGCGTGCTCAACACGGACCGCGAGGCGGCCGCGATCCTGACGCTCTGCAGCCTTTACGGCCGGCGCGGCGGGGCCGTCTGCTCGGTCGGCGACAATGTGGTGACCGGCGAGTTGCACAAATCCGGCTCCGGCCAGACGGCGGCGATCACGGTCGGGCTTTCCGCGCTTGCAAGGCTTTTCCGGGAGGACGCCAATGGCTGA
- a CDS encoding ADP-ribosylglycohydrolase family protein, with product MATRSKAIEAVLSAACVADALGAATECMHPDEIVRIFGGPVTTFRTPPEKSPFAKGLAPGRLTDDATQMLAMAKRIIGLERAPVSADAIAGFIDWSHDEEMFQRFAGPTTRIAVEAMRAGAPAEAVATPETYSCMFGTSNGGAMRAPTAGCAAAGNLSEAVRIACLMSAPTHNTQIAYAGASAVAGAIAVGLSPERSMTIVEAALEGARLGEVEAHLSGRIVGGAGVARRIEIAVEIGIRYKADIEAARAELIEVIGNGVAMSEAVPHAFGLVAAADGDPWTAILAAVNGGNDSDTIAMIAGSVAAAWNGAAGIPAQLIEEVSRVNVLDLAGVAEGLATFNEQVIAGERA from the coding sequence ATGGCCACCAGATCGAAAGCCATCGAGGCCGTGCTCTCGGCCGCCTGCGTCGCCGATGCGCTGGGCGCTGCCACAGAATGCATGCACCCGGACGAGATTGTCCGTATTTTTGGCGGACCGGTGACGACGTTTCGCACACCGCCGGAGAAATCCCCCTTCGCCAAAGGGCTGGCGCCGGGCCGGTTGACGGATGACGCCACGCAGATGCTGGCCATGGCAAAGCGCATCATCGGGCTTGAGCGGGCACCGGTCTCCGCCGACGCGATTGCCGGTTTCATCGACTGGTCGCATGACGAGGAAATGTTCCAGCGCTTTGCCGGGCCGACGACCCGCATTGCAGTCGAAGCCATGCGCGCCGGCGCGCCTGCCGAAGCCGTCGCCACGCCCGAGACCTATTCCTGCATGTTCGGCACCTCCAATGGCGGGGCCATGCGCGCGCCGACGGCGGGGTGTGCGGCCGCCGGCAATCTTTCCGAGGCCGTGCGCATTGCCTGCCTGATGTCGGCGCCCACCCACAACACCCAGATTGCCTATGCCGGCGCCTCCGCTGTTGCCGGCGCCATCGCCGTCGGGCTTTCGCCCGAGCGGTCGATGACGATTGTCGAGGCGGCGCTTGAAGGCGCGCGGCTTGGCGAGGTGGAAGCGCATTTGAGCGGCCGCATTGTCGGCGGCGCAGGCGTTGCCCGCCGCATCGAGATCGCGGTCGAGATCGGTATCCGCTACAAGGCGGATATCGAGGCCGCGCGCGCCGAACTGATCGAGGTGATCGGCAATGGCGTTGCCATGTCGGAAGCCGTGCCGCATGCTTTCGGCCTTGTCGCCGCTGCCGACGGCGACCCGTGGACGGCGATCCTTGCTGCCGTCAATGGCGGCAATGACAGCGACACGATCGCGATGATCGCCGGTTCGGTTGCCGCCGCCTGGAATGGCGCGGCCGGCATTCCGGCTCAACTGATCGAGGAGGTTTCGCGGGTGAATGTGCTTGATCTTGCGGGCGTTGCCGAGGGGCTTGCCACGTTCAACGAACAGGTTATTGCGGGAGAGCGGGCATGA
- a CDS encoding creatininase family protein, with amino-acid sequence MKRYWLEMTSPDHAALPENTVAVLPVGATEQHGPHLPVGTDCLINSGIVSAALDKLGDDVPAVILPLQPVGASQEHLDYAGSLAHPAPDLMQSWTRVLDCAVRSTGLKRILIFNSHGGQAGLLTTVALDQRVRHNILGAYATWFDAGYPDGLFTDDEIRTGFHGGDIETSLMLALHPDLVVMENLGDFRSSVDEIEAGTQQLSANPGGGRVGGIGWKAQDLNVDGVTGDASRATADKGRALLEHTAASLARLITDLANTPMPSDNWPPEKYRA; translated from the coding sequence ATGAAGCGTTATTGGCTGGAAATGACATCGCCGGACCATGCGGCGCTGCCGGAAAACACGGTGGCGGTTCTGCCCGTCGGCGCGACCGAGCAGCATGGACCGCACCTGCCGGTCGGCACGGATTGTCTGATCAATAGCGGCATTGTCTCGGCCGCGCTCGACAAGCTTGGAGACGATGTTCCTGCCGTCATCTTGCCGTTACAGCCGGTCGGCGCCTCGCAGGAACATCTCGATTATGCCGGATCGCTCGCCCATCCCGCGCCCGATCTGATGCAGTCCTGGACGCGGGTGCTTGATTGCGCGGTGCGCTCCACCGGGCTGAAACGCATCCTGATCTTTAACAGCCATGGCGGCCAGGCGGGGCTGCTTACCACTGTGGCGCTCGACCAGCGCGTGCGTCACAATATCCTCGGCGCCTATGCCACCTGGTTCGATGCCGGCTATCCGGACGGGCTTTTCACCGATGACGAGATCCGCACCGGCTTTCACGGCGGCGATATCGAGACATCGCTTATGCTGGCGCTGCATCCGGACCTGGTGGTGATGGAAAATCTCGGCGATTTTCGGTCTTCCGTCGATGAAATCGAAGCGGGTACGCAGCAGCTCTCCGCCAATCCCGGCGGCGGCCGCGTCGGCGGCATCGGCTGGAAGGCGCAGGACCTCAATGTTGACGGCGTGACCGGCGATGCAAGCCGCGCAACCGCAGACAAGGGCAGGGCGCTGCTGGAACACACGGCGGCAAGCCTCGCGAGACTGATCACCGATCTGGCGAACACCCCGATGCCGTCGGACAATTGGCCGCCGGAGAAGTACCGGGCTTGA
- a CDS encoding amidohydrolase family protein — MAILIKNGLVIKQKTAAHSFARGDVLIDGDRIIGKGGDLSARAAGFQDLQVIDASDKLVMPGFIDAHMHSNEGFEMGRYDNLPLEIWLSEVYPPFGSPAMTWREHYLRAMLVAIISLRSGVTTLQDDVINISGTPEAVDATASAFRDAGLRGWITASMWDESYCNSLPFVGDLVPAEMKARLDAMPAPDWKAQIELFEELSGKWHGKDNIRIILGPCGPQRCSKKLLQEVASLSEARDLPVHCHVLETKTQAVTGAEKYGRTLVQFLKDMGLMTHRLTMNHAIWLTDDDIAMMGEARCSTTHNPLANLKLGSGVSPVRRMMNAGVNVALGCDGVASADTADIFVAFKAAAGLHKIGTFDYNDWISAHEVYDMATTSAARSSLMEKEVGTLEEGMLADVILMDKTDWGFMPLHDPIKKIAFSVNSDVVTHSIVGGKLVMEDRKLTTVNENDLRGEIAEAAAKFERDHCPEMSKGAAEVRPYLDRMYDTATTREIGLYPRVKV; from the coding sequence ATGGCAATCCTGATCAAGAACGGCCTCGTCATCAAACAGAAAACCGCCGCGCACAGCTTTGCGCGCGGCGATGTGCTGATCGATGGTGACCGGATAATAGGCAAAGGCGGTGATCTTTCGGCACGCGCCGCCGGTTTTCAGGATCTGCAGGTGATCGATGCGTCCGACAAGCTGGTCATGCCGGGCTTCATCGATGCGCACATGCATTCCAACGAAGGCTTCGAGATGGGCCGCTATGATAACCTGCCGCTCGAAATCTGGCTGTCGGAGGTCTATCCGCCCTTCGGCTCGCCGGCGATGACATGGCGCGAGCATTATCTGCGCGCCATGCTGGTCGCGATCATCTCGCTGCGCTCGGGCGTCACCACGCTGCAGGACGATGTGATCAACATTTCCGGTACGCCGGAAGCCGTCGACGCCACGGCGAGTGCCTTCCGCGATGCGGGGCTGCGCGGCTGGATCACGGCCTCGATGTGGGACGAGAGCTATTGCAACAGCCTGCCCTTTGTCGGCGATCTTGTGCCGGCGGAAATGAAGGCGCGGCTCGATGCCATGCCCGCGCCCGACTGGAAGGCGCAGATCGAACTGTTCGAGGAATTGTCCGGCAAGTGGCACGGCAAGGACAATATCCGCATCATTCTCGGCCCCTGCGGCCCGCAGCGCTGCTCGAAGAAGCTGTTGCAGGAAGTGGCGAGCCTTTCCGAAGCGCGCGACCTGCCGGTCCATTGCCATGTGCTGGAAACCAAGACCCAGGCCGTGACCGGCGCGGAGAAATACGGCCGCACGCTGGTTCAGTTCCTGAAGGACATGGGCCTGATGACCCATCGCCTGACCATGAACCACGCGATCTGGCTGACCGATGACGACATCGCGATGATGGGCGAGGCCCGCTGCTCGACGACGCATAACCCGCTTGCCAACCTGAAGCTCGGCTCCGGCGTCTCGCCTGTGCGGCGGATGATGAATGCCGGCGTCAATGTCGCGCTCGGCTGCGACGGCGTGGCGTCGGCCGATACCGCCGATATCTTCGTGGCCTTCAAAGCGGCCGCCGGCCTGCACAAGATCGGCACATTCGACTACAATGACTGGATCTCGGCGCATGAGGTCTATGACATGGCAACCACGTCTGCCGCCCGATCCAGCCTTATGGAAAAAGAGGTCGGCACGCTGGAGGAAGGCATGCTCGCCGACGTCATCCTGATGGACAAGACCGACTGGGGCTTCATGCCGCTGCATGACCCGATCAAGAAGATCGCCTTCTCGGTCAATTCCGATGTCGTCACCCATTCGATCGTCGGCGGCAAGCTGGTGATGGAGGATCGCAAGCTCACGACCGTCAACGAGAACGATCTGCGCGGCGAGATCGCCGAGGCGGCTGCAAAGTTCGAACGTGACCACTGCCCGGAAATGAGCAAGGGTGCGGCCGAAGTCCGGCCCTATCTCGACCGGATGTACGACACGGCGACAACACGCGAAATCGGCCTTTATCCGCGTGTGAAAGTGTAG
- a CDS encoding carbohydrate kinase family protein, with the protein MSGAVYCLGPLVLDRVLTVDDLPGHDEKAFIKKKEERAGGPPLNCAWALSRLGEDARLVSTIGDDGEGAILMQWLAERDMSTEAVDVKADSVTASATIIVDRTGEKAILIDPVPVETLAVIGDRVSLQADDTVISNFFHPEAVARMFDRAAKAGIDRMIDLELPEIERWGWQAMENILPFASVVVTNRQVLEAWMARSGNDRPIAEAAEALARFLSGNGSRRAVVTLGSEGLVAIDRDTVFRLDAFKVTPRNTTGAGDVFLAGLATATRRGRRFEKALAFGTAAAAHFLETGRCDAAAAEALMKDKMKERL; encoded by the coding sequence ATGAGCGGCGCAGTCTATTGCCTCGGGCCGCTTGTGCTCGACCGGGTGCTGACCGTCGATGACCTGCCGGGCCACGACGAGAAGGCCTTCATCAAGAAAAAGGAAGAACGCGCCGGCGGTCCGCCGCTCAATTGCGCCTGGGCGCTGAGCCGGCTCGGCGAGGATGCGCGTCTGGTCTCCACGATCGGCGATGACGGCGAGGGCGCGATCCTGATGCAGTGGCTCGCCGAGCGCGACATGAGCACCGAAGCCGTCGATGTGAAGGCTGACAGCGTCACGGCCTCCGCCACCATCATCGTCGATCGCACCGGCGAGAAGGCGATCCTGATCGATCCCGTTCCCGTCGAGACGCTGGCGGTGATCGGCGACCGTGTTTCGCTGCAGGCGGACGATACGGTGATTTCGAATTTCTTCCATCCGGAAGCCGTGGCGCGCATGTTCGATCGTGCAGCGAAAGCCGGCATCGACCGGATGATTGATCTCGAGCTTCCGGAGATCGAACGCTGGGGCTGGCAGGCGATGGAAAACATCCTGCCCTTCGCCTCGGTCGTCGTCACCAACCGTCAGGTGCTTGAGGCATGGATGGCGCGCAGCGGAAATGACCGGCCGATTGCCGAAGCCGCCGAAGCGCTTGCCCGTTTCCTCTCCGGCAATGGCAGCCGCAGGGCCGTCGTCACGCTCGGCTCCGAGGGCCTGGTCGCAATCGACCGAGATACGGTTTTCCGCCTGGATGCCTTCAAGGTCACGCCGCGCAATACCACGGGGGCCGGCGATGTATTTCTCGCAGGCCTTGCCACGGCGACACGGCGCGGACGCCGGTTTGAAAAGGCGCTCGCCTTCGGCACGGCCGCTGCCGCGCATTTCCTGGAAACGGGACGGTGCGACGCCGCAGCCGCGGAAGCGCTGATGAAAGACAAGATGAAGGAAAGACTGTAG
- a CDS encoding ABC transporter ATP-binding protein, whose product MAEKRAPDHLVIQKVMKHYGGGGEPALKSVSLNVRKGEFLALLGPSGCGKTTLLKIIAGLEKATEGQMALAGEGLDAIPTYRRDIGIVFQSYALFPHMTVDANIRFGLDMRGIKGKEADRRVEEALDLVKLDGLAARMPNALSGGQQQRVALARALVIRPKLLLLDEPLSNLDAVLRKSVRVDIRELHERIGLTTVMVTHDQEEAMSMADRVAVMANGYVLQHDTPETIHEHPASAFVATFVGSPPAILLPVEKTGEGYGIGGTAFTPSSSLAAAIAMQNGKPVLLGLRSDRLSFADEPGPLTITGEVHSSEYIGGSWLVHVALGEHRIAVPTRERPPQFGEVAHIRIDEAEPLLFDPDTGARVAQS is encoded by the coding sequence ATGGCTGAGAAACGCGCACCCGACCATCTGGTGATCCAGAAGGTGATGAAGCATTACGGCGGCGGTGGCGAGCCGGCGCTGAAAAGCGTGTCCCTCAATGTGCGCAAGGGCGAGTTTCTCGCTCTGCTCGGCCCATCCGGCTGCGGCAAGACCACGCTGTTGAAGATCATCGCCGGGCTTGAGAAGGCGACCGAGGGCCAGATGGCGCTGGCGGGCGAGGGGCTCGATGCCATCCCGACCTACAGGCGCGATATCGGCATCGTCTTCCAGTCCTATGCGCTGTTTCCGCACATGACGGTCGACGCCAATATCCGCTTTGGCCTCGACATGCGGGGCATCAAGGGGAAAGAGGCTGACCGGCGCGTGGAGGAAGCGCTCGACCTGGTCAAGCTCGACGGACTTGCCGCCCGCATGCCCAACGCGCTTTCCGGCGGTCAGCAGCAGCGCGTGGCGCTCGCCCGTGCGCTGGTCATCCGGCCGAAGCTTCTGCTTCTCGACGAGCCGCTTTCCAATCTCGATGCGGTGCTCAGAAAAAGCGTCCGCGTCGATATTCGCGAGCTGCACGAGCGCATCGGTCTGACGACGGTGATGGTGACCCATGACCAGGAGGAGGCGATGAGCATGGCCGACCGTGTCGCCGTGATGGCCAATGGCTATGTGCTTCAGCATGATACGCCGGAGACGATCCACGAGCACCCGGCCTCCGCTTTCGTGGCGACCTTCGTCGGCAGCCCGCCGGCGATCCTGTTGCCGGTGGAAAAGACAGGCGAGGGCTACGGCATTGGCGGCACGGCCTTCACCCCATCGAGCTCACTCGCCGCCGCTATCGCGATGCAAAACGGCAAGCCGGTGCTGCTGGGGCTCCGCTCCGACCGGCTCTCCTTCGCCGATGAACCAGGCCCGCTGACGATCACCGGCGAGGTCCATTCCAGCGAATATATCGGCGGCTCCTGGCTGGTGCATGTGGCGCTCGGCGAACACCGCATCGCCGTGCCGACGCGCGAGCGCCCGCCGCAATTCGGCGAGGTGGCCCATATCCGCATCGACGAGGCCGAGCCGCTGCTCTTCGATCCCGACACCGGCGCCAGGGTCGCGCAGTCATGA